In one Verrucomicrobiota bacterium genomic region, the following are encoded:
- a CDS encoding SET domain-containing protein has protein sequence MLIHSGPVTASSFYSVQRRARGYGVVAMKAFQPGEMILEVQGLIRPRATRFSIQIGPSEHLEPLSLEREPAPADPAGWRFLNHSCEPNAWFSHPRLVCCEPIERGDPITFNYNTTEFELSEPFSCSCGAPSCLGWIRGYRHLEKKERDRLGPWLSPHLTHALFRGPTS, from the coding sequence ATGCTCATTCACAGCGGGCCGGTCACCGCCTCGAGCTTCTACTCCGTTCAACGTCGGGCTCGCGGTTACGGGGTGGTGGCCATGAAGGCCTTCCAACCCGGCGAAATGATTCTCGAGGTTCAAGGCTTGATCCGCCCCCGCGCCACGCGATTCTCAATTCAGATCGGCCCTTCGGAACATCTCGAACCTTTGTCGCTGGAGCGGGAACCCGCTCCCGCGGATCCGGCGGGCTGGCGATTTCTGAATCATAGTTGCGAGCCCAATGCCTGGTTCAGCCATCCAAGGCTGGTTTGCTGCGAGCCCATCGAACGCGGCGACCCGATTACTTTCAATTACAACACGACCGAATTCGAGTTGTCCGAACCCTTCTCATGCTCCTGTGGTGCTCCGTCCTGCCTGGGTTGGATTCGCGGTTATCGTCATCTCGAAAAGAAGGAGCGTGACCGGCTGGGCCCATGGCTTTCTCCCCACCTGACCCATGCACTTTTTCGTGGACCTACCTCTTGA